One Festucalex cinctus isolate MCC-2025b chromosome 3, RoL_Fcin_1.0, whole genome shotgun sequence DNA window includes the following coding sequences:
- the LOC144016184 gene encoding calumenin-B codes for MELRPFLMCFALCVVYATSKPMEKKDRVHHDDPLSNLEHDDAENFEYDHEAFLGQEEAKTFDQLTPEESKERLGMLVERIDEDKDGFVTTEEMKKWIKHAQKRWIYEDVDRQWKTHDLNGDNVVSWEEYKNATYGYILDDPEPDDGFSYRQMMVRDERRFKMADQDGDQKANKEEFTAFIHPEEFDHMKDIVVIETMEDIDKNGDGLIDLEEYIGDMYSQEGAAEPEWVKTEREQFSEFRDKNKDGKMDREETRDWILPNDYDHAEAEAKHLVYESDADKDGRLTKAEIVDKYDLFVGSQATDFGEALTRHDEF; via the exons ATGGAGCTGCGGCCGTTTTTAATGTGCTTTGCCCTCTGCGTGGTGTatgccaccagcaagcccatgGAGAAGAAGGACCGCGTCCACCATGATGACCCGCTCAGCAACTTGGAACACGACGACGCTGAGAACTTTGAATACGACCACGAGGCCTTCCTGGGCCAGGAGGAGGCCAAGACCTTCGACCAGCTCACTCCCGAGGAAAGCAAGGAACGACTTGG CATGCTGGTGGAGCGCATTGATGAAGACAAGGACGGCTTCGTGACAACGGAGGAGATGAAGAAGTGGATCAAACACGCACAGAAGAGGTGGATCTACGAGGACGTGGATCGCCAGTGGAAGACGCATGACCTCAATGGCGATAATGTGGTGTCATGGGAGGAGTACAAAAACGCCACGTATGGATACATTCTCG ATGACCCCGAACCTGACGATGGCTTCAGCTACAGACAGATGATGGTGCGTGACGAGAGGAGGTTCAAGATGGCTGACCAGGACGGTGACCAAAAGGCCAACAAAGAAGAGTTCACTGCTTTCATTCACCCTGAGGAGTTTGACCACATGAAAGACATTGTGGTGATT GAAACTATGGAGGACATTGACAAGAATGGAGATGGTCTAATTGACCTGGAAGAGTATATTG GTGACATGTACAGCCAGGAGGGCGCAGCAGAGCCCGAATGGGTGAAGACAGAGAGGGAGCAGTTCAGCGAGTTCCGGGACAAGAACAAGGACGGCAAGATGGACAGGGAGGAGACACGGGACTGGATCTTGCCAAATGACTATGACCACGCTGAGGCCGAGGCCAAGCACCTGGTCTACGAGTCCGACGCAGACAAA GACGGCCGCCTGACCAAAGCTGAAATCGTGGACAAGTACGACCTGTTTGTGGGCAGCCAGGCAACCGACTTTGGAGAGGCGCTTACTCGGCACGACGAGTTCTAA
- the LOC144016185 gene encoding calumenin-B-like isoform X1 yields MKLQPFLMCFALCVVYATGKPTEKGRVRGDEPLNKRKHDDAENFDYDREAFFLGEQEAMAFDQLTPEQSKERLGMLVVRIDEDKDGFVTMEEMKKWLQDVQKRWIYKNTELQWDIFDLNGDGVVSWDEYKNVTYVKIDDDTETNEGLNYRQIMAREERRFMIADLNGDQKANKTELAAFIHPEHFKHMEEIMVLEMIEEMDKNGDGVIDIGEYTDDMYRHDGKREPEWVIMDRKQFTEVRDKNKDGKMDVQEVREWILTTEYDQDEAEAKHLIYEADKDKDGRLTKAEILDKYNMFVGSQATDFGRALIWHDEL; encoded by the exons ATGAAGCTGCAGCCGTTTTTAATGTGCTTTGCTCTCTGCGTGGTGTACGCCACCGGCAAGCCCACGGAGAAAGGCCGCGTCCGCGGCGACGAACCGCTCAACAAGCGGAAGCACGACGACGCAGAGAACTTTGACTATGACCGTGAGGCCTTCTTCCTGGGTGAGCAGGAGGCCATGGCCTTTGATCAGCTCACGCCTGAGCAGAGCAAGGAGCGACTCGG CATGCTGGTGGTGCGTATCGATGAAGACAAGGACGGCTTTGTGACCATGGAGGAGATGAAGAAGTGGCTCCAAGACGTGCAAAAGAGGTGGATCTACAAGAACACGGAACTCCAGTGGGATATTTTCGACCTCAACGGCGATGGTGTGGTGTCATGGGATGAGTACAAGAACGTCACGTATGTCAAGATTGACG ATGACACCGAAACCAACGAGGGCTTAAATTACAGACAGATAATGGCGCGGGAGGAGAGGAGATTCATGATAGCCGACCTGAATGGGGACCAGAAGGCCAACAAAACAGAGTTGGCCGCCTTCATTCATCCCGAGCATTTCAAGCACATGGAAGAAATCATGGTGCTT gAAATGATAGAAGAAATGGACAAGAATGGAGATGGCGTAATTGATATTGGAGAATACACTG ATGACATGTACAGGCATGACGGCAAGCGGGAGCCTGAGTGGGTGATAATGGACAGGAAGCAGTTCACCGAAGTCAGGGACAAGAACAAGGATGGCAAGATGGATGTTCAAGAGGTCCGAGAATGGATCTTAACCACCGAATACGACCAAGACGAGGCTGAAGCCAAGCACCTGATTTATGAGGCCGACAAAGACAAA GACGGTCGCCTGACCAAGGCTGAAATCTTGGACAAGTACAACATGTTCGTGGGCAGCCAGGCCACCGACTTTGGAAGGGCCCTCATTTGGCACGACGAGCTCTAA
- the LOC144016185 gene encoding calumenin-B-like isoform X3 yields MAFDQLTPEQSKERLGMLVVRIDEDKDGFVTMEEMKKWLQDVQKRWIYKNTELQWDIFDLNGDGVVSWDEYKNVTYVKIDDDTETNEGLNYRQIMAREERRFMIADLNGDQKANKTELAAFIHPEHFKHMEEIMVLEMIEEMDKNGDGVIDIGEYTDDMYRHDGKREPEWVIMDRKQFTEVRDKNKDGKMDVQEVREWILTTEYDQDEAEAKHLIYEADKDKDGRLTKAEILDKYNMFVGSQATDFGRALIWHDEL; encoded by the exons ATGGCCTTTGATCAGCTCACGCCTGAGCAGAGCAAGGAGCGACTCGG CATGCTGGTGGTGCGTATCGATGAAGACAAGGACGGCTTTGTGACCATGGAGGAGATGAAGAAGTGGCTCCAAGACGTGCAAAAGAGGTGGATCTACAAGAACACGGAACTCCAGTGGGATATTTTCGACCTCAACGGCGATGGTGTGGTGTCATGGGATGAGTACAAGAACGTCACGTATGTCAAGATTGACG ATGACACCGAAACCAACGAGGGCTTAAATTACAGACAGATAATGGCGCGGGAGGAGAGGAGATTCATGATAGCCGACCTGAATGGGGACCAGAAGGCCAACAAAACAGAGTTGGCCGCCTTCATTCATCCCGAGCATTTCAAGCACATGGAAGAAATCATGGTGCTT gAAATGATAGAAGAAATGGACAAGAATGGAGATGGCGTAATTGATATTGGAGAATACACTG ATGACATGTACAGGCATGACGGCAAGCGGGAGCCTGAGTGGGTGATAATGGACAGGAAGCAGTTCACCGAAGTCAGGGACAAGAACAAGGATGGCAAGATGGATGTTCAAGAGGTCCGAGAATGGATCTTAACCACCGAATACGACCAAGACGAGGCTGAAGCCAAGCACCTGATTTATGAGGCCGACAAAGACAAA GACGGTCGCCTGACCAAGGCTGAAATCTTGGACAAGTACAACATGTTCGTGGGCAGCCAGGCCACCGACTTTGGAAGGGCCCTCATTTGGCACGACGAGCTCTAA
- the LOC144016185 gene encoding calumenin-B-like isoform X2, whose product MKLQPFLMCFALCVVYATGKPTEKGRVRGDEPLNKRKHDDAENFDYDREAFFLGEQEAMAFDQLTPEQSKERLGMLVVRIDEDKDGFVTMEEMKKWLQDVQKRWIYKNTELQWDIFDLNGDGVVSWDEYKNVTYVKIDDDTETNEGLNYRQIMAREERRFMIADLNGDQKANKTELAAFIHPEHFKHMEEIMVLEMIEEMDKNGDGVIDIGEYTDDMYRHDGKREPEWVIMDRKQFTEVRDKNKDGKMDVQEVREWILTTEYDQDEAEAKHLIYEADKDK is encoded by the exons ATGAAGCTGCAGCCGTTTTTAATGTGCTTTGCTCTCTGCGTGGTGTACGCCACCGGCAAGCCCACGGAGAAAGGCCGCGTCCGCGGCGACGAACCGCTCAACAAGCGGAAGCACGACGACGCAGAGAACTTTGACTATGACCGTGAGGCCTTCTTCCTGGGTGAGCAGGAGGCCATGGCCTTTGATCAGCTCACGCCTGAGCAGAGCAAGGAGCGACTCGG CATGCTGGTGGTGCGTATCGATGAAGACAAGGACGGCTTTGTGACCATGGAGGAGATGAAGAAGTGGCTCCAAGACGTGCAAAAGAGGTGGATCTACAAGAACACGGAACTCCAGTGGGATATTTTCGACCTCAACGGCGATGGTGTGGTGTCATGGGATGAGTACAAGAACGTCACGTATGTCAAGATTGACG ATGACACCGAAACCAACGAGGGCTTAAATTACAGACAGATAATGGCGCGGGAGGAGAGGAGATTCATGATAGCCGACCTGAATGGGGACCAGAAGGCCAACAAAACAGAGTTGGCCGCCTTCATTCATCCCGAGCATTTCAAGCACATGGAAGAAATCATGGTGCTT gAAATGATAGAAGAAATGGACAAGAATGGAGATGGCGTAATTGATATTGGAGAATACACTG ATGACATGTACAGGCATGACGGCAAGCGGGAGCCTGAGTGGGTGATAATGGACAGGAAGCAGTTCACCGAAGTCAGGGACAAGAACAAGGATGGCAAGATGGATGTTCAAGAGGTCCGAGAATGGATCTTAACCACCGAATACGACCAAGACGAGGCTGAAGCCAAGCACCTGATTTATGAGGCCGACAAAGACAAA